A genomic window from Caballeronia sp. SBC1 includes:
- the coaE gene encoding dephospho-CoA kinase (Dephospho-CoA kinase (CoaE) performs the final step in coenzyme A biosynthesis.) codes for MFSIGLTGGIGSGKTTVADMFAARGVPVIDTDLIAHQITAPGGVAMPLIESTFGPEYVAADGSLDRAKMRTLVFSDNIAKAQLESITHPLIRAESERQRNAAQATYHIVVVPLLIEAGERASKVERVLVVDCPVDTQIERVIRRNGFTRDQVLAIIARQATREARLAAADDVVVNDSAATLETLQREVDALHARYVAMALGRAR; via the coding sequence ATGTTCAGCATCGGCTTGACCGGCGGAATCGGCAGCGGCAAGACCACGGTGGCGGACATGTTCGCCGCGCGCGGCGTGCCCGTCATCGATACGGACCTGATCGCGCACCAGATTACCGCGCCGGGCGGCGTCGCAATGCCGCTGATCGAAAGCACGTTCGGCCCGGAATACGTCGCCGCCGACGGTTCGCTGGATCGCGCAAAAATGCGCACCCTCGTTTTCTCCGATAACATAGCCAAAGCTCAACTCGAATCGATCACGCATCCACTGATCCGCGCCGAAAGCGAGCGTCAGCGCAATGCAGCACAAGCGACTTATCACATCGTCGTGGTGCCGTTGCTGATTGAAGCGGGCGAACGTGCAAGCAAGGTGGAACGGGTTCTTGTGGTCGACTGCCCGGTGGACACGCAAATCGAGCGGGTGATCCGGCGCAACGGCTTCACACGCGATCAGGTGCTAGCGATCATCGCGCGTCAGGCCACGCGTGAAGCGCGCCTGGCGGCCGCTGACGACGTCGTCGTCAATGACTCTGCCGCCACGCTGGAAACGCTGCAGCGTGAGGTGGACGCCTTGCACGCGCGCTATGTGGCGATGGCCTTGGGGCGGGCGAGATGA
- the zapD gene encoding cell division protein ZapD, whose amino-acid sequence MILYEYPFNERIRTLLRLEDLFERFTFFLTQEDPREHHAALTTLFEIAEVAGRTDLKADLMKELERQRQTLAPFRGNPGIEQDALESVLGEIEQTLAGLGQMQGKTGQHLADNEWLASIRSRTIIPGGTCRFDLPSYFAWQQNPAEERRGDIAKWVTPMLPLRDAATIVLRLARESGQASKVMAMQGSYQQMLSGRTYQLMQVRVPSDTRLIPEASANKYMLWVRFTVQDGDLRPRAVDADIPFHLTLCSL is encoded by the coding sequence TTGATCCTTTACGAGTACCCCTTCAACGAGCGAATCAGAACGCTGCTGCGTCTCGAAGACCTTTTCGAGCGTTTCACCTTCTTTCTGACTCAAGAAGACCCGCGCGAACATCACGCTGCACTGACCACGTTGTTCGAGATCGCAGAAGTCGCTGGCCGCACGGATCTGAAAGCAGACCTGATGAAAGAGCTGGAGCGGCAACGCCAGACGCTGGCGCCGTTCCGCGGCAACCCTGGCATCGAGCAGGATGCGCTGGAATCAGTGCTTGGCGAGATCGAGCAGACATTGGCCGGCCTCGGGCAGATGCAAGGCAAGACAGGCCAGCATCTGGCCGACAACGAATGGCTCGCGAGCATTCGCAGCCGTACGATCATCCCGGGTGGAACCTGCCGCTTCGACCTGCCGTCGTACTTCGCGTGGCAACAGAATCCTGCCGAGGAGCGCCGCGGGGACATCGCGAAATGGGTGACGCCTATGCTGCCGCTGCGCGACGCCGCCACTATCGTGCTGCGTCTTGCACGAGAATCGGGCCAGGCGTCCAAGGTCATGGCAATGCAAGGCAGCTATCAGCAGATGCTTTCGGGTCGAACTTATCAATTGATGCAGGTACGGGTGCCGTCCGACACGCGCCTGATTCCTGAGGCAAGTGCGAACAAGTACATGCTATGGGTGCGCTTTACGGTGCAGGACGGCGATCTGAGGCCACGTGCAGTAGACGCCGACATCCCGTTCCACCTGACGCTATGCAGTCTTTAA
- a CDS encoding DNA gyrase inhibitor YacG: protein MTTIVKCPTCEKDVRWVPESRFRPFCSDRCKQIDLGAWATEKYKIGGGQQDTPPDEDSHSGLN, encoded by the coding sequence ATGACCACTATCGTTAAATGCCCGACTTGCGAGAAGGACGTCCGCTGGGTTCCCGAAAGCCGCTTTCGTCCGTTTTGTTCAGACCGTTGCAAGCAGATCGATCTCGGCGCCTGGGCGACCGAGAAGTACAAGATCGGCGGCGGTCAGCAAGACACGCCGCCCGATGAAGACTCGCACAGCGGCCTGAACTAG
- a CDS encoding NUDIX domain-containing protein, producing the protein MTASTASTSVSNTAPDGRRVTEVAVGVLVQPDGRYLLAQRPEGKPYEGYWEFPGGKLEAGESVEAALTRELHEELGIDVTACERWRTLEHDYPHAYVRLYFCKVTAWNGDPVGREGQALAWQHLPADVTPLLPAAIPVLEWLEAEAV; encoded by the coding sequence ATGACGGCTTCCACTGCTTCTACGAGCGTTTCAAACACGGCGCCCGATGGCCGCCGTGTGACGGAGGTCGCGGTCGGCGTGCTCGTGCAGCCGGACGGCCGTTATCTGCTGGCTCAACGTCCGGAAGGCAAGCCATATGAAGGTTACTGGGAGTTTCCCGGCGGCAAGCTGGAAGCGGGCGAAAGCGTTGAAGCGGCGCTCACGCGGGAATTGCATGAGGAATTGGGTATCGACGTAACCGCTTGCGAGCGCTGGCGGACGCTTGAGCACGACTATCCCCATGCTTACGTGCGGCTCTACTTCTGCAAGGTGACCGCGTGGAATGGCGATCCCGTTGGGCGTGAAGGCCAGGCGCTGGCTTGGCAGCATTTACCCGCTGATGTCACACCGTTGCTGCCGGCGGCCATTCCCGTGCTGGAATGGCTCGAGGCTGAAGCGGTGTAG
- a CDS encoding ATP-binding protein codes for MDKLEQFLTRAEAVLARVEGMLPPAPPEIDWNSAVAFRWRKRQGRGFLQPVPNLSPLSLDDLCNIERQKGLIEQNTRQFVRKSPANNVLLTGARGTGKSSLIKACLNAYHTEGLRLIEVDKDDLHDLGDIVDLISARPERFIVFCDDLSFEEGESGYKALKVALDGSISAQSDNVLIYATSNRRHLLPEYMSDNETYKHTSDGEIHPGEVVEEKISLSERFGLWVSFYPFKQDDYLTIVGHWLKHFGCEAEEIAGARGDALVWALERGSRSGRVAWQFARDWSGRKA; via the coding sequence ATGGACAAACTCGAACAATTTCTGACCCGCGCCGAAGCTGTCCTGGCGCGCGTTGAAGGGATGTTGCCGCCGGCTCCGCCGGAAATCGACTGGAACAGTGCCGTGGCATTTCGCTGGCGCAAGCGTCAGGGACGCGGTTTCCTGCAGCCGGTACCGAACCTGTCGCCGTTGTCGCTCGACGATCTTTGCAATATCGAGCGCCAGAAGGGGCTTATCGAGCAGAACACGCGGCAGTTCGTGCGCAAGTCGCCAGCGAACAATGTGCTGCTGACGGGCGCGCGCGGTACTGGCAAGTCATCGCTGATCAAGGCATGCCTGAACGCGTACCACACAGAAGGGCTGCGTCTGATCGAAGTCGATAAAGACGATCTTCACGATCTCGGCGATATCGTCGACCTGATTTCCGCGCGGCCGGAACGGTTCATCGTTTTCTGCGACGACCTCTCGTTCGAAGAAGGCGAGTCAGGCTACAAAGCGCTGAAAGTGGCGCTGGACGGCTCGATCTCCGCTCAATCTGACAATGTGCTGATTTACGCGACGTCGAACCGACGCCATTTGTTGCCCGAATACATGAGCGACAACGAGACCTACAAACACACGTCCGATGGCGAAATTCACCCGGGCGAAGTGGTTGAAGAGAAAATTTCGCTGTCCGAGCGATTCGGCCTGTGGGTGAGCTTTTACCCGTTCAAGCAGGACGATTACCTGACAATCGTCGGGCACTGGCTGAAGCATTTCGGTTGCGAGGCAGAAGAGATTGCGGGTGCTCGCGGCGACGCCCTCGTGTGGGCGTTGGAGCGCGGCTCACGCTCGGGACGGGTAGCGTGGCAATTCGCACGCGACTGGTCGGGCCGCAAGGCATGA
- the argJ gene encoding bifunctional glutamate N-acetyltransferase/amino-acid acetyltransferase ArgJ, which translates to MAVNFPSIDPAHLHPVAGVTLGWAEANIRKPNRKDVLVIQIEEGATVGGVFTQNRFCAAPVTVCREHLDAVRAGAKGIRALVVNTGNANAGTGEPGMAHTRETCEALAALLDLEATQILPFSTGVILEPLPVDRLKAGLPAALANQKPAHWYDAAQTIMTTDTLPKAASRQVQIDGHTVTLSGISKGAGMIRPNMATMLGFLACDAAVTQPVLDTLIKHVADRSFNCITIDGDTSTNDSFIVIASGKSTLPLISSTDSPAYFALRDAVTSAAQELAQLIVRDGEGATKFMTVTVEGGTSEAECRLIAYAIGHSPLVKTAFYASDPNLGRILAAIGYAGVADLDVNKIDLYLDDVLVAKNGGRNPEYREEDGQRVMKKSEIAIRVLLGRGQADATIWTCDLSHDYVSINADYRS; encoded by the coding sequence ATGGCCGTCAATTTCCCCTCGATCGATCCCGCCCATCTGCATCCCGTCGCTGGCGTCACGCTAGGCTGGGCGGAGGCGAACATTCGAAAACCGAATCGCAAGGATGTGCTCGTCATTCAGATCGAAGAAGGTGCGACGGTCGGCGGCGTGTTCACGCAAAACCGTTTCTGCGCGGCGCCGGTGACGGTGTGTCGCGAGCATCTGGACGCAGTGCGTGCGGGTGCCAAAGGCATTCGTGCGCTGGTGGTGAACACGGGCAACGCGAATGCGGGAACCGGTGAGCCGGGCATGGCGCACACGCGCGAAACGTGTGAGGCGCTGGCCGCGCTGCTGGACCTGGAAGCTACGCAGATCCTGCCGTTTTCTACGGGCGTAATTCTTGAGCCGCTGCCGGTTGATCGTTTGAAAGCCGGATTACCTGCCGCGCTGGCGAATCAAAAGCCTGCTCACTGGTACGATGCCGCGCAAACCATCATGACCACCGATACCTTGCCGAAGGCTGCGTCGCGTCAGGTTCAGATCGATGGCCACACGGTCACGCTGTCCGGGATCAGCAAGGGTGCCGGCATGATCCGGCCGAACATGGCGACCATGCTTGGTTTTCTCGCCTGCGACGCCGCTGTTACGCAACCGGTGCTCGATACGCTGATCAAGCACGTTGCCGATCGCTCGTTCAATTGCATCACCATTGACGGCGATACCTCGACGAACGATTCGTTCATCGTGATTGCTTCGGGTAAGTCGACGCTGCCTTTGATTAGCTCGACAGACTCTCCCGCCTATTTCGCGTTGCGCGACGCCGTGACATCCGCGGCGCAAGAGCTGGCGCAATTGATTGTGCGCGACGGCGAAGGGGCGACCAAGTTCATGACGGTGACGGTGGAAGGTGGCACGAGCGAAGCCGAATGCCGGCTGATTGCGTACGCGATCGGCCATTCGCCGCTCGTCAAGACCGCCTTCTACGCGTCCGATCCCAATCTGGGCCGGATTCTCGCTGCTATCGGTTATGCGGGCGTGGCGGATCTCGATGTCAACAAGATCGATCTGTATCTCGACGATGTCCTGGTGGCGAAGAACGGCGGCCGCAATCCTGAGTATCGCGAGGAAGACGGCCAGCGCGTGATGAAGAAAAGCGAAATCGCGATCCGCGTGCTGCTAGGCCGCGGTCAGGCCGACGCCACCATCTGGACGTGCGATCTCTCGCACGATTACGTCAGTATCAACGCCGACTACCGGTCCTGA
- the secA gene encoding preprotein translocase subunit SecA, translated as MTTGFLQKFFGSRNQRLVKQYQKTVAAINAFEPTIEQYTDKQLRAKTDEFRQRVASGESLDRLLPEAFAVCREASKRVLKMRHFDVQLIGGMVLHYGKIAEMRTGEGKTLVATLAAYLNALSGRGVHVVTVNDYLAQRDAEWMGKLYNFLGLSWGINLSQMEHAQKQEAYAADITYGTNNEFGFDYLRDNMVYETHARVQRPLNFAVVDEVDSILIDEARTPLIISGQAEDHTELYVRMNALPPLLEQQIGEEKADGTGVEKVGDYTLDEKARQVFLTEQGHEKAERLLAEWGLIGEGESLYAAQNITLMHHVYAALRAHTLFFRDQHYVVQGNEVVIVDEFTGRMMTGRRWSDGLHQAVEAKEHVKIQNENQTLASITFQNFFRMYSKLSGMTGTADTEAYEFNEIYGLETVVIPTNRPPKRIDKQDQIYKTAKERYDAVTRDIRECVERGQPVLVGTTSIEASELLSGLLTQAGLKHEVLNAKQHAREAAIVAEAGRPAAVTIATNMAGRGTDIVLGGNVEKQSSFIDADEALSDEEKQRRIKHLEDEWQALHDRVKASGGLHIIGTERHESRRIDNQLRGRAGRQGDPGSSRFYLSLDDPLLRIFAGDRVRSIMDRLKMPEGEAIEAGIVTRSIESAQRKVEARNFDIRKQLLEYDDVSNDQRKVIYQQRNELLEATDVAETITAMRQSVITEVTRTQIPAGSIEEQWSAPELEEVLRNEWSLDLAVQEMINESNSIDADEILEAVVSAADESYDAKVALVGRESFSAFERSIMLQTLDSRWREHLAALDHLRQGIHLRGYAQKNPKQEYKREAFELFAAMLDSVKQEVTRVVMNVQIQSPEQLEEAAEQYEERGSHLENVSFQHAEFADGGAAAAAVASDATAQMINQAMAYGDDTTVATRVAADDVPKVGRNDPCPCGSGKKYKNCHGKLA; from the coding sequence ATGACCACCGGTTTCCTCCAAAAGTTTTTTGGCAGTCGCAACCAGCGCCTAGTCAAGCAGTACCAAAAGACCGTTGCGGCGATCAATGCTTTCGAGCCGACGATCGAGCAGTACACGGACAAGCAACTGCGCGCGAAGACCGACGAGTTCCGTCAGCGCGTGGCGAGCGGCGAGTCGCTCGACCGGTTGCTGCCCGAAGCGTTCGCGGTGTGCCGCGAGGCCAGCAAACGCGTGCTGAAGATGCGTCACTTTGACGTCCAGCTGATCGGCGGCATGGTGCTGCATTACGGCAAGATCGCGGAAATGCGCACGGGCGAGGGCAAGACGCTCGTTGCCACGCTGGCCGCGTATTTGAACGCGTTGTCCGGACGCGGCGTGCACGTGGTCACGGTGAACGACTACCTCGCGCAACGCGACGCCGAGTGGATGGGCAAGCTCTACAACTTCCTGGGGTTGTCGTGGGGCATCAACCTGTCGCAAATGGAACACGCGCAGAAGCAGGAAGCCTATGCCGCGGACATCACGTACGGCACGAACAACGAGTTCGGCTTCGACTACCTGCGCGACAACATGGTCTACGAGACCCACGCGCGCGTGCAGCGTCCGCTGAATTTTGCGGTGGTCGACGAGGTGGACTCGATTCTTATCGACGAAGCGCGTACGCCGCTCATTATTTCCGGCCAGGCCGAAGATCACACCGAACTCTACGTGCGCATGAACGCGCTGCCGCCGTTGCTCGAGCAGCAGATCGGCGAAGAGAAGGCGGACGGCACGGGCGTCGAGAAAGTGGGCGACTACACGCTCGACGAAAAAGCGCGTCAGGTTTTCCTCACTGAACAAGGTCACGAAAAGGCCGAGCGCCTGCTGGCCGAGTGGGGTCTGATCGGTGAGGGCGAGAGCCTCTACGCGGCGCAAAACATCACGTTGATGCACCACGTGTACGCCGCATTGCGCGCGCACACGCTGTTTTTCCGCGATCAGCATTACGTGGTCCAAGGAAACGAAGTTGTGATCGTCGACGAGTTCACCGGCCGCATGATGACCGGTCGGCGCTGGTCGGACGGCTTGCATCAGGCCGTGGAAGCGAAGGAACATGTCAAGATTCAGAACGAGAACCAGACGCTTGCGTCCATCACGTTCCAGAACTTCTTCCGCATGTATTCGAAGCTGTCCGGCATGACCGGCACGGCAGACACCGAAGCGTACGAATTCAACGAGATCTACGGCCTGGAAACGGTCGTGATCCCGACGAACCGTCCGCCGAAGCGGATCGACAAGCAGGACCAGATCTATAAGACGGCGAAGGAACGCTACGACGCCGTGACGCGCGATATTCGCGAATGCGTCGAGCGTGGGCAGCCGGTGCTGGTCGGCACCACGTCCATTGAGGCGTCCGAGTTGCTGTCCGGTCTCCTCACGCAAGCGGGTCTCAAGCACGAAGTGCTGAACGCGAAGCAGCACGCACGCGAAGCGGCCATTGTTGCGGAAGCCGGGCGGCCGGCCGCGGTCACCATTGCGACCAACATGGCCGGGCGCGGTACGGACATTGTGCTAGGCGGCAATGTGGAGAAGCAGTCGTCGTTTATCGACGCGGACGAAGCGCTCTCCGACGAAGAAAAACAACGCCGTATCAAGCATCTCGAAGACGAATGGCAAGCGCTGCACGACCGCGTGAAGGCGTCGGGCGGCCTGCATATTATTGGTACGGAACGGCACGAATCGCGTCGTATTGATAACCAGTTGCGCGGCCGTGCTGGACGTCAGGGTGATCCGGGTTCATCGCGGTTTTACCTGTCGCTCGACGATCCGCTTTTGCGTATCTTCGCCGGCGATCGCGTGCGTTCGATCATGGACCGCCTGAAGATGCCGGAAGGCGAGGCGATCGAGGCGGGCATTGTCACGCGTTCCATCGAATCGGCGCAGCGCAAGGTGGAAGCGCGCAACTTCGACATTCGCAAGCAATTGCTCGAATACGACGATGTATCGAACGATCAGCGCAAGGTGATCTACCAGCAGCGCAACGAATTGCTCGAAGCGACTGACGTGGCCGAGACAATCACCGCCATGCGTCAGAGCGTGATCACCGAAGTGACGCGTACGCAGATTCCGGCGGGAAGCATTGAAGAGCAGTGGAGTGCGCCGGAACTGGAAGAAGTGCTGCGCAACGAATGGTCACTCGATCTCGCCGTTCAGGAGATGATCAACGAGTCGAACTCTATCGACGCGGACGAGATTTTGGAGGCGGTGGTTTCCGCTGCCGATGAAAGCTACGACGCGAAGGTCGCGCTCGTCGGACGTGAATCGTTCAGCGCATTCGAGCGGTCGATCATGCTGCAGACGCTCGACAGCCGCTGGCGTGAGCATCTGGCCGCACTCGATCACCTGCGTCAGGGCATCCATTTGCGTGGTTACGCGCAGAAAAATCCGAAGCAGGAATACAAGCGCGAGGCGTTCGAACTGTTCGCCGCCATGCTGGATTCGGTGAAGCAGGAAGTCACGCGGGTAGTGATGAACGTGCAGATCCAGTCGCCGGAACAGCTTGAAGAAGCTGCAGAACAGTACGAAGAGCGGGGCAGTCATCTGGAGAACGTGTCGTTCCAGCACGCGGAATTTGCGGATGGCGGCGCGGCGGCAGCAGCAGTCGCGTCCGACGCCACCGCGCAGATGATCAATCAGGCGATGGCATACGGCGACGACACGACCGTCGCCACCCGCGTAGCAGCCGACGACGTGCCGAAGGTCGGACGCAACGACCCGTGCCCGTGCGGCAGCGGCAAGAAGTACAAAAACTGTCATGGCAAGCTCGCATAA
- a CDS encoding DciA family protein has product MSRFPPNSMPPPRFDPRKPQALTEVLGRTSEFLALRAGVEQVTALQRDLVALLPDYLGSNVEPGFIKDGVLALFAAHNALAARLRHIEPRLLVDLQQRGWGVNALKIRVRPQAMKDVVPPKQARMSAAGADALQTLAETLEPSPLQEALAKMAARHHAKTQKK; this is encoded by the coding sequence ATGAGCCGATTTCCGCCGAATTCAATGCCTCCGCCACGTTTCGATCCCCGCAAGCCGCAAGCGCTGACGGAAGTGCTTGGGCGCACCAGCGAGTTTCTCGCACTGCGTGCCGGTGTCGAGCAAGTAACCGCGCTGCAACGCGATTTGGTGGCGCTGCTGCCCGATTATCTGGGATCCAACGTGGAACCGGGTTTTATTAAAGACGGCGTATTGGCCCTTTTCGCCGCTCATAACGCGCTCGCCGCCCGCCTCCGGCACATCGAACCACGTCTTTTAGTGGATTTGCAGCAACGCGGCTGGGGGGTGAATGCCCTGAAGATTCGTGTGCGGCCGCAGGCGATGAAAGATGTGGTTCCGCCCAAACAAGCGCGCATGTCTGCCGCCGGGGCCGACGCGCTGCAAACGCTCGCCGAAACCCTGGAGCCGTCGCCGCTTCAGGAAGCGCTCGCTAAAATGGCCGCGCGCCATCACGCGAAAACACAAAAAAAATGA
- the lpxC gene encoding UDP-3-O-acyl-N-acetylglucosamine deacetylase: MLKQRTIKTIVKTVGIGLHSGRKVNLTLRPAPANTGIVFARIDLAVPVDIPVSAMAIGDTRLASVLQKDGARVSTIEHLMSACAGLGIDNLYVDVTAEEIPIMDGSAASFVFLIQSAGIEEQNAAKKFIKVTKPVEIRDGDKFARLDPYFGFKLKFTIDFRHPAVDKTGQALEVDFANTSYVRDIARARTFGFAHEVEMMRELGLARGGSMDNAIVLDEYRILNNDGLRYEDEFVKHKMLDAIGDLYVAGHPLLASYAAYKGGHAMNNMLLRELLAHEDAYEIVTFEDKQAAPRGFAFDTQTAFA, from the coding sequence ATGTTGAAGCAGCGAACCATTAAAACCATTGTCAAAACCGTCGGAATCGGCCTGCATTCGGGTCGGAAGGTGAATTTGACTCTTCGGCCCGCGCCGGCCAATACCGGTATTGTCTTTGCGCGTATCGACCTGGCTGTGCCGGTGGACATTCCGGTGTCGGCCATGGCTATCGGCGACACACGTCTGGCTTCGGTGTTGCAGAAGGACGGCGCGCGCGTGTCGACTATCGAGCATTTGATGTCGGCGTGTGCGGGACTAGGGATCGACAATCTGTATGTCGATGTCACGGCTGAAGAAATTCCGATTATGGATGGCAGCGCTGCTTCGTTCGTGTTTCTGATTCAATCGGCGGGCATTGAAGAGCAGAACGCGGCAAAGAAATTTATCAAGGTGACGAAGCCAGTTGAAATCCGCGACGGCGATAAATTCGCGCGTCTCGATCCGTATTTCGGCTTCAAACTGAAATTCACCATTGATTTCCGCCATCCGGCTGTCGATAAAACCGGACAGGCGCTTGAAGTGGATTTTGCGAATACGTCCTATGTCCGGGATATTGCCCGGGCACGGACGTTCGGTTTTGCGCATGAAGTGGAAATGATGCGCGAACTCGGCCTGGCACGCGGCGGCAGTATGGACAACGCTATCGTGCTGGACGAATACCGGATTCTGAATAACGACGGTTTGCGTTATGAAGACGAGTTTGTGAAGCACAAGATGCTGGATGCGATTGGCGACCTGTACGTAGCCGGTCATCCGTTGTTGGCGTCGTACGCCGCGTATAAAGGCGGTCACGCAATGAATAATATGTTGCTGCGTGAATTACTGGCGCACGAAGACGCTTATGAAATCGTCACGTTCGAGGATAAGCAAGCGGCACCGCGTGGTTTCGCTTTCGATACCCAGACGGCATTTGCGTAA
- a CDS encoding peroxiredoxin, with protein MIKTGETLPDERLFEFIDVATEGCAVGPNGFSVRERTAGKRVVIFGLPGAFTPTCSARHVPGFIDNAEKLAAAGIDEIWCVSVNDAFVMNAWGRDLQTSGKVKMIADGSARFTRALGLEQDLSERGMGIRSQRYAMVVEDSVVKTLNLEAPGKFEVSSAESVLATLG; from the coding sequence ATGATCAAGACAGGTGAAACGCTGCCCGACGAGCGCCTCTTCGAATTTATCGACGTGGCGACGGAGGGTTGCGCCGTGGGACCGAACGGTTTCTCGGTGCGCGAGCGGACGGCGGGCAAGCGCGTGGTGATCTTCGGATTGCCGGGCGCGTTCACGCCCACCTGTTCCGCCAGGCACGTGCCAGGTTTTATCGACAACGCAGAGAAGCTGGCTGCGGCAGGTATCGACGAAATCTGGTGTGTCTCCGTCAACGACGCGTTCGTGATGAACGCGTGGGGACGCGATCTTCAAACCTCGGGCAAGGTGAAGATGATCGCCGACGGTAGCGCACGTTTTACCCGAGCACTCGGCCTGGAGCAGGATTTGTCGGAGCGTGGCATGGGAATTCGCTCCCAGCGTTACGCAATGGTGGTCGAGGACAGCGTGGTCAAGACGCTGAATCTCGAGGCACCCGGCAAGTTTGAAGTCAGCAGCGCTGAGAGCGTACTGGCGACGTTGGGCTGA
- the ftsZ gene encoding cell division protein FtsZ → MDFEMLETETNGTIIKVVGVGGAGGNAVQHMINRGVQGVDFIVMNTDAQALARSRATQVIQLGNTGLGAGAKPDMGKAAAEDARERIADALRGAHMVFITAGMGGGTGTGAAPVVAQIAKEMGILTVGVVSKPFEFEGGRRMRVAEAGSQQLEDHVDSLIVVLNDKLFEVMGDDAEMDKCFQCADDVLNNAVAGIAEIINVDGLVNVDFEDVKTVMGEQGKAMMGTATVAGVDRARLAAEQAVASPLLEGVDLSGARGVLVNITSSRSLRLSETREVMNTIKSYAAEDATVIFGAVYDDAMGDALRVTVVATGLGRAAKKQQAAPMTLLRTGTDNAPIAHAQHSYAPQQSNGTDYAHLDAPAVWRQTRETAASHVQALQEKGVDTYDIPAFLRKQAD, encoded by the coding sequence ATGGATTTCGAAATGCTGGAAACGGAAACCAACGGAACGATCATCAAGGTCGTTGGTGTTGGTGGCGCAGGCGGTAATGCAGTACAGCACATGATCAACCGCGGCGTGCAGGGCGTGGACTTCATTGTGATGAACACAGATGCGCAAGCGCTCGCGCGTTCGCGTGCTACGCAGGTGATCCAGTTGGGCAACACGGGTCTCGGAGCGGGTGCGAAGCCGGACATGGGCAAGGCTGCGGCGGAAGATGCGCGCGAGCGTATTGCCGATGCATTGCGCGGCGCGCACATGGTGTTCATCACCGCGGGCATGGGTGGCGGCACGGGTACGGGCGCAGCGCCGGTCGTGGCTCAGATCGCGAAGGAAATGGGTATTTTGACGGTCGGTGTGGTCAGCAAGCCGTTCGAGTTTGAAGGCGGCCGCCGCATGCGCGTGGCTGAAGCGGGATCGCAGCAACTGGAGGATCACGTCGACTCGCTGATCGTCGTTCTGAACGACAAGCTGTTCGAGGTGATGGGCGATGACGCTGAAATGGACAAGTGCTTCCAGTGCGCTGATGACGTATTGAACAACGCTGTTGCCGGCATTGCGGAAATCATCAACGTCGACGGGCTGGTCAACGTCGACTTCGAAGACGTGAAGACGGTGATGGGCGAGCAAGGCAAGGCAATGATGGGCACGGCGACGGTTGCCGGCGTCGATCGCGCGCGCCTGGCTGCAGAACAAGCCGTGGCAAGTCCGCTGCTGGAAGGCGTGGATCTGTCGGGTGCACGTGGCGTGCTGGTGAACATAACGTCGAGCCGTTCGCTGCGTTTGTCCGAAACGCGTGAAGTGATGAACACGATCAAGTCGTATGCAGCAGAAGACGCGACCGTGATCTTCGGCGCGGTGTATGACGACGCCATGGGCGACGCATTGCGCGTGACGGTTGTTGCAACGGGCCTCGGCCGTGCAGCGAAGAAGCAACAAGCTGCACCGATGACCCTGCTGCGTACCGGCACGGACAATGCACCGATCGCGCACGCGCAGCATAGCTACGCACCGCAGCAATCGAACGGCACGGATTACGCTCATCTGGACGCGCCGGCTGTGTGGCGTCAGACGCGTGAAACGGCGGCTTCGCACGTGCAGGCGCTGCAGGAAAAGGGCGTGGACACGTACGACATTCCGGCGTTCTTGCGTAAGCAGGCAGACTGA